AGGGGTCGAGCGTGTTGTTGCACGGCGGGCCGTCGTTGCCGAGCGCGACGTTGATGCCTCGGTCCACGTAGTCCACGATGGGCGCGATGCCCGAGGCGAGTTTCATGTTCGACGAGGGGCAGTAGGTGACGTGCGTGCCGGTCTCTTCGAGGACTTCGCGTTCGTCCTCGTCGGTCCAGATGCAGTGGGCCAACACCACGTCCTCGCCGGTCAGGCCAACCTCGTCGAGCCAGTGGATGTTCCGCTGGCCGGTCCGCTCCTCGACAGTCGAAACCTCGTCGCGGTTCTCGCTGGCGTGGGTGTGGATGCGCACGCCCTCGTACTTGTCCGCGAGTTCGCGCGACCCCCGCAGGCACTCCTCGGTGCAACTCACCGCAAAGCGCGGCGTGACCGCGTACTGGATGCGCCCGCCGTGGGTGTCGTGATATTTTTGAATTAGGCGCTCGGTCTCGTCCAAGCCTTCTTGGGTATCTTCCAGCAGGCCGTCGGGCGATTCGGTGTCCATCAGCACTTTCCCCATCCGGGCGCGGATGCCCAACTCCCCGGCGGCCTCGAACGCCTCGTCGGCGTGGCGCACCGAGAGGTGGTCGATGGCGGTCGTGACGCCGGATTCGAGCAGTTCGAGGTAGCCCAGTTCCGCGGCGATGGCCATTCCCTCGGCGTCGAGTCCGGCCTCCATCGGCAACACGTAGTCGAACAGCCAATCCAGCAGGGCCGTGTCGTCGGCGATACCTCGGCCGAGTGACTGCACCGAGTGGACGTGTCCCCCGACCACACCCGGCGCGAGCAGGTCGTACTCCTTGCGCTCGCGCTCGGGGTAGATCTCGACCAGTTCCTCTCGGTCGCCGACGGCGACGATTTTGTCTCCCTCCACGACCACCGCGCCGTCTTCGACGACCGTCTCGGCGTCGGCGACGACCGTTCCCTGTAGTAGCATCCCGAAACCAGTAGGAGTCGAATTCGGGAAATAGCTGTTGATTTCGGGAGGCGCGGGGGATGCTGGTAGACCTCGTCAGGACTGTTTCGTGTACCGACCGAGTTCAGATTTCCACAACGGAGTCGCTACCGAGCGAGTCCGGCAATTCGACGGTGTACAGGACCTTCGACCTTGTCGCGGTCGTAAAATCTAGCCCCACTCTTTCACCGCCGGAAAGAGGCTTTCCCCGGACAGCAGTTGCGTTTATCACGAGTTCGAACCGGTCACTTTCGGCGTTTAACACGGGAAACGATTCGTCGGTATCGTGTCTCGGCGATACGTAGAATCGCTGGCTTTGCCCCGGTCTAACAGTTGTCCTAACGTTCTCCGATTCGGTCGTTTCTGCGACGAGTGAGACGGCTTTGTGCGGACCGACCCACGTAATCGAGACTCCCGAGAGGTCTACCTGTGAGTCACCCTTCGTGATAGTAAGCTCGAGAGAGTCCACCGTTCCGTTCCCCGTCACGTTCGCACGTCCATCCTGTATTTTCAGTTCGTCTTCGTAGTGCGGTGTGGCTCCTTGCTTCGAATCGGGTTTCAAGATACTTCCGGAGGTCATAACGAACCCGATACCGACGCCGAGGACAATTACAGCCGTCATTACCCCGACTAGTATGGCCGGAGTAACGGATGCTATCCGCTTACTGACACCGGCTAGATATTCTCGCAACATAGAACCTGTTTAACACTTCTAATGCCTTTTAGGGTATTTACATTTCGAAAACCTGCAAGTAATTACACGTTCTCGTCTTCGTCGTCGGCCAGCGATCGAATCTCGTCGTCCAGTCGCTCGAAGTGGCGTCGGCGTCGGTCGTCGTGCGACTCGGAGATGCGAATCGTGGGGCGCTCCTCTACGTCGAACACGTCGTCTTCTTCGAGGTCGGTCTCCTCGATTGCGTCCTTGAGCTTCGACTTGTCGAAACTTCGGACCGACTCTGGTTCTACTCCGGCGTCTTCGAGCGCGCGATGGACCGTCGCCTCGTCCTCGACGCGCCGGTAGTGGTAGGTCGTGCGACTGACGCTCCCGAGGTCCGCCGGGATGGTGCGGTCCTCGCTCACGTCTTCGAGGAGTTCGTCGCGGACCTCCTTCCGGGCGTCGTCGGCGGAGTTTTTCAAGTCCGCGAGCAGGGAGTAGAGGTCGGCCAACTGCAACGTCCCGAGATCGTCCAGCGACGAGAGGTCGTACTCGCGGGCGAGTTCTAGCAGGACCAGCGCGTCGCGCTCGAAGCCGAGTTCGAAGGGAGTTTCGTCCGCCTCGTCGGCGACTTCCTCCGTATCGACGGTCACGGGTTCGGTGGCGTCCGCGTCGGTCGCCGTGTCGCCAGCGGAACGCTGGTCCGTCGCACTCCCGTCGCCGCCACCGTTCTGGCGCTGGCGGCGCTTCTCGGTCTCCACGAAGTCGCGCGCCCCGGCGTAGCCGAGACGGTCCCAGTCGTGGGGTGAGTCGTCGGCCGCGCCGATGTGGGCCGCGACCGAGCGAACCGCGTCGCGGTACGCACAGTCGCTCACCGGACAATCGACGGGGGCGTAGTCGGTCGCGTCGGTCATCTGGACGTAACTGACTCGCCATCGCGGATAAACCTTCGTCGGCGACTCGCTGGCGGAAACGTCTCCGGAACCGAGTAAATTATTGCTCGCCGCGGAGAGAACCGACGTATGACCGACCTCGTGACCTTCGGCGAGACGATGTTGCGACTCTCGCCGCCGGACGGCGAGCGACTGGAGACCGCAGGCGACCTCGAATTTCGGGCGGCGGGCGCGGAAAGCAACGTCGCCGTCGCGGCCGCGCGACTCGGCGCGGACGCGGCGTGGACCTCGAAACTCCCCGACTCGCCGCTCGGGCGGCGCGTGGTCGCTGGTCTCCGACGGCACGGCGTCGAGACCGACGTGGTGTGGGCAGACGAGGGGAGACAGGGAACCTACTACCTCGAACACGGCGGCGAACCGCGCGGGACGAACGTCATCTACGACCGCGAGGGCGCGGCAGTAACGACCGCCGAGACCGACGAACTTCCAGTCGCTCGCGTCCGCGAGGCCGAGCGATTCCACACGACCGGCATCACGCCCGCGCTCTCGGAGACGCTGGAGGCGACGACCGCGGACCTGCTCGCGGCGGCCCAAGACGCCGGAACCACGACCTCTTTCGACGTGAACTACCGCTCGAAGCTCTGGAGTCCCGCGGCGGCCCGCGAGACGATGGAATCGCTGTTCCCCGACGTGAACCTCCTGCTGGTCGCCGAGCGAGACGCCCGCGAGGTGCTGGCCCGCGAGGGCGACGCCGAGGAAATCGCGGCGGGACTCGCCGACGAGTTCGATTTCGAGACGGTCGTCGTCACGCGCGGCGAGGAGGGCGCACTCGCGCGCCACGACGGCGACGTGTACGAGCAACCCGCCATCGAGACCGACACCTTGGACCCCATCGGGACCGGCGACGCCTTCCTCGGGGCGTTCCTCTCGCGCCGCCTCGCGGGCGACAACGTGCCGACCGCGCTCGAATACGGGTCGGCGACCGCCGCGCTCAAGCGCACGATTCCGGGCGATGTGGCGGTCGTCACCCGCGAGGAGGTTGAGCGCGTGCTGGCCGCGGAGGGCGACGGGATTTCCCGATAGGGAGAGCACGACGGCCGAACCGCTACCGTACTCTGACGAGAACCGCATTTCCTCGCACGGGGAAACAATTAATATTTTCCACACGCTACAACCGTTTCCAATGGGTCACGACCCCGACCGAAGACGGCAGTGCAAGTGCGGTAGCGAAGATACGACCCTCTTGGAGCAGAAGAAAGTCCCCGGCGGACTGGACTGGTACCGGTACGAGTGCAACGACTGCGGCGAGACGTGGCGAACGTAGTCCCTCCTTCGCCCTTCGCCGACGAACTGGCTAGAGCGCAATTTTTCGATGTACATTATTGACCGAGACTACACGAGGCCAGAAGAGGTATATCCGACTGCTGGCTCACGGACGACCAGCATGAAGCGATTGGCCGCCGCCCTACTGGTACTCGTCGTCGCCGCGAGTATCGCCACTTCTGTCGTCGCGGGGAGTATCGCCTCTACTGCCACTACTGCGACCACCGACACCACTGTTGGACAGGCCTCCGGAGCGGCCTACGCCGGGACGCACGTCTCGTTCGACGCCGAGGGGAGCGCCGTGACCGACTACGCAGTCCGCGGCGAGACGATGCTCGACTCGGTGAAAGTCGAGTCTCGGGAGTCCGTCGAGAGCGGCGGTCTCCGCGACCTCGGGACCTCGCTGTCGGCCGTAACCGAAATCGAGGGCGCGGGCCTTAGCCTCGGCGCGACGACGACCACCGAGACCCGCGTGCGGGCCGAGAGTGGCGCGACCCTGACGGCCCACGACAACGACCGGGGCGTCCTCGTCGTCGCCAGGGGCAACCAGTCCGACCAATCGAACTACGTCGTCGCCGACCTCTCGGCGGGCGCGAACGTCTCGGCCGACGGCGACTCGCAGGTCGAAGTGACCACCGAGAACGGCACCGAGGGCACCGTCCTCGTCGCGGGCGAGGGCAACGCGACGGTCAACGACGACGGCGACGTGACCGCCCGACTCGGCGCGGACGGCCAACTCATCTTCCGTGCATACCCCGACGGCAAGGACGCTGGCGACGACGAACAGGAGCGACTCATCGCCGAGGAAACGGCCGCCGCGGAGACTTACGTGATGACCGAGGGGAACGAAACGGTCGTGGACACCGTGAGCTACGGCGAGAACACAACCGTCGAGAGCGTCGAGACGGCCGAGGGTGAGGTCTCGTTCGCCGTCAACCGGACGACCCACGAGGGGACCGTCCTCCTGACCAGCGTCTCCGAGCGCGCGCTCGACGCCACCGGCGACCTCGAAGTCGCGGTGGACGGCGAGACCGCCGCAGAGGCCCGGACCTACACCCAACTGGAGAGCGCCATCGGAAGCGAACAGTCCCGGTACGTGGTCGAAAGCGCGGCAAGCGGGTCGGCCGACGCCAGCGCGGACGTATCGGTCGCGGTCAACCACTTCTCCGAGCGGACCGTTTCGATGCGCTCGGCAGATTCGGTCTCCGAAACGACCAGTGAGGGTGAGCAGACGACCGACGAGACGACTGCCGACGACGGCGCGACGACCGAAGAGAGTCCGACTACCGGGGACTCCGAGGAAACGCCCACGACGATGGTCGTGGACGACGAGACCGACAACGGCGCGAGCATTCCCGGATTCACCGCCAGCGCGGCCGTCCTCGCGCTGGTCAGTGCGGTGCTGTTGGCGCGACTCCGGTAATCGTCGCTTCTCTTCTCTCCCTCTCTTTGTCGCGCGCGCCATCCGGCCGGGCGTGCCGCGGGCCGAACTTCTAATTCGTCGGGCGTCCTCAAGTACGATATGACAACGCACGTCGTCGTCGTCGGGGCGTACGGAAGCGCCGGGGTCGCGGTCGCACAGGAGCTAGCGGACGAGGAGGACGTTCGACTGACGCTCGTGGACGACGGCGAACCCGGCGGCGGTCTCTGCATCCTTCGTGGGTGTATGCCCTCGAAGGAAGTTCTCTCGGCCGGGAAACACCGGTTTCAGGCGCGCCACGACGACCGAATCGAGGGCGTCCCCCAGGTGGACCTCGAATCGGTCGTGGCGACCAAGGACGACCACATCGAGAACTTCGCGCAACACCGACGCGCCGCGGTTCACGCTCTCGCGGAGCGCGAGAACGTCGAGTTCCTCCACCGGACCGCCCGGTTCGTGGACGACCGCACCGTCGCGGTCGGTGACCGCGAAATCGAGGCCGACTACGTGGTCGTTGCGACCGGTTCCTCGACCAACGTGCCGGACCTGAACGGACTGGACGAGGTGGACTACGCGACCAGCGCGGACGTACTGGACGCGACCGAGTTCCCCGATTCCGGCGTCGTGATGGGGTTCGGCTACGTCGGACTGGAACTGGTTCCCTACCTCGTAGAGGCCGCCGAGATGGACATCACCGTCATCGAACACGACGACTATCCGCTTGACGAGGCCGACGAGGCGTTCCGGTCGGCGATACTGGACATCTACCGCGAGGAGTTCGACGTGGACGTGCTGACCAACACCTCCGAGCAGTCGGTCGAGGAGACTGCCGACGGCGGCGTCCGACTCCACGTCAGACGCGGCGTGTCGGGCGAGCGCGGTGTATCCGACGGCCGACGCGAAGCTGTCGAGGCCGACGAACTGTTCCTGTTCACGGGCCGCCGCCCAGCCGTGGACGGTCTCGGACTGGAGACCACGCCGCTCGCCCCCGGCGCGGGGTGGGTCGCCGACACGATGCAGACCCGCGACGACGAGCGCGTCTTCGTGCCGGGCGACGCCAACGGCCACGAACCCATCCTTCACGTCGCCAAGGAGCAGGGGTTTCTGACCGCCGAGAACGTCCTCCGGCACCGCGACGGCGAGGAACTGAACCCCTACCGGAACACCCACCATCACGTCGTCTTCTCGGGACTGGGCGTCTATCCCTTCGTGCGAGTCGGGACCTCCGAGGAGGCGCTGGCCGCCGAGGACCGCGACTACGTGGCCGTCACGCGCGAGGCCAGCGACGACGGCGTGTTTGCGACGAAGGCGGTCCCGCGCGGACTGGCGAAACTCGTCGTGGACGCCGAAGACGGCACAGTGTTGGGGTATCAGGGCCTGCACTACCACGCCGACGTGATGGCCAAGACGATGCAGGTCGTCGTGGAGACGGGGATGGACGTGCGCGAGATTCCCGACCGAGCGTACCACCCCACGACGCCCGAGATTCTGGACGGACTGATTCGGGACGCCAGCGAGCGACTGGACTAAGCGTACTCCGCGGGGTTCTCGGTGAAGGCGTCGCGGTGTTCCTCCGAGCAGAAGGCGTAGGTCTCGCCCTCGTACTCGACCTGTGCGACGGCGTACTCCTCCTCGCGGTAGTCGGTCTCCTCGGGATTGGTCTTCTCCACGTCGGCACCGCAGACGGCGCACCGGGCCATGTCGGCCCTGCGACGGCCACCGCGGAAAGGGTTCGGGCCGAGCGAGGAGTTGGGGAGGCGTGAGGCTGATGCGGGCGGTGCTGTGCGGTTGCGGTCTGATTTGTTCAAGCCTGACGCTAGCTTCTCTCAGTTCCACTCCAAAAATAGCGCTCTCGTCACTCCCCCTGTTTCCACTCGACGCCGGAACGCCGCGTCAGTGTCCGGAAAGCCCCTCAACTCCCGACCCCCCGACGACCCGCCAACCAAACGGACACCTCGTAGCCGCAACCTATTCGTATCCGACTATCCAATAGTTCCGCATGGCAATCTTGGAGATAAATCTGGAGAAGCCCGCCCTCATCGAGGAGTACCAGTTCCCCACCGACTCGTCGGCGAGAACCACCCAGTCCGAGGTCCGCGAGCGGTCAGAGACCGGCCAGCAGTCCGACGACGATTCCGACGAGTCCGAATCGTCGGGCGGTCTGAAGGGCAAACTCCTCGGCCTGCTCGTGGTTGCGGCCGGGGTCGGACTGGCGGTCTGGAAGTTCAAGAACCGCGGCGGGAGCGAGCAGACCGACTTCGACGAGTTCGAGACCGAAGCGGAGTTCGACGCCGACGAGGGGACCGAAGTCGAGTTCGAGACCGACGGCGGCGGCAAGAAGAAGACCGCTGGGGTCGTCGGTCTCGCGGTCGCGGTCGTCGGACTCGTGGCCGCGGTGCAGAAGCGCCGGAACTGAATCGGGCGGTTCGTTCCTTTTTCGCAGGGTGTTGCGGTCGTGGGCAGAGTATCGTGTTACCGCGAGATGATGGAGAACGTCAAGTAGAAGCTAGCTACTGCCGACGCCAATCAGACCGCACCGCCACCGCCCCGCACGGGCCTCACACCTCCCCAACCTCCTCGCTCGCTTCGCTCGCTCGTCCCTCGCGCGGATGGGCGCGGCCTCACACTGCGAGGCCGCACCGGAAGACAAACCGCGTCTTCCGAGCAGTCGTTCGCATTCGCTCACGACGACGCCCGCACGCGCCGAGTCGAACGTGAAACTGTCTCGAAATCACCACGAAACATCCAGAGAGAACCCCAAGTTTCCCCGACGACGACGCCCCTTCAGCCGCCCACGTCGAGAAGTTGTCTTTGCGCCGTCAGTGAAATAGCAAGAAAGTTTAAATGGACTGTCCGAGATAGCCGAACGTACCCGAGTATCATGCCGCCGACGCCCGGAGATTACGACCTGCGCGAACTGCGTCGCCTCGCGGACCCGAACCGGGAGACTCCCGAGGAGTTCGAGGACGGCGAGGAACTGCCAGCACCGCCCAACGAGGTGCTGCGCAACAGCGAGCGAAACGAACTCGTCCAGTTGCAGAGTCAGTTCTCTGCGGCGGGTGCGCTCCCCGAGAAGCCGTATCTCGACGCCCTGCCCGACCAGTACAGCACGGAAGTCGTCGTGTTCGAGTGGCTCGACTTCCTCATCAACAAGGCCGGGTTCGAGAACACCGGCAACGCCTTAGAATACTACGAGAGCGTCGATTGGATAACCGAGCCGGTGCGCGAGAACCTGCGCGAGTACATGCGCGGGTTCTCCGAGGTCGAGAGCTTCGACCCGGACAAGCCCGGTCCAGCGGACCTCGACATCGACGACCACGTACTGAGTCTGGTCTACATCGCGCGACTAGCGTCGGTCTGACGCTCCGACCAACCGGGCGAGCGACCGCTCGGAGAGCTACGTCGGCGACCAGTCGAGGCGCTCGTTTCGCGTCCGGAGGTACTCCGGCGACGGCTTGGCCGCCTCGCCGAATCGAATCTTCTCGCCGTCTTTATCGACCAGCGTCCTGCGAAGCAGGTCGCTGTCGGTCTCGAACGCGGGGTTGACCCGGAGTCGGTACGTCGAGTCGAGGGTGAACAGGCCGCGGTCGAACGCGGCGTGGTGGGTCTTGTCGAGCGCCAGCACGTTCCGGAACTCCGCGCGTCGGTCGGCGAACTCGCTCCACGGGAGGATGTGGGCCACATCGAGCAGTCCCGCGCAATCGACGCCCGAGACCGGACAGCGCCCGTCGTAGCGCTCGAGGACGGTCTCGCGGAACTCGGGGTGGACGCGCCGCCCTGTCGCCGTCGTCTCGTACTCGGCTGCGGTGTAAGTCGGCACGGCGTCGTCGCTCGGCGCGGCGTCGCCGGGCGTTGGCTCGCCCTCCGCGCCCAGTGGGTTCGCCGTCGGAACGAACGACGTGTCCAGCGAGAGGATTCGGTAGGTTCCGGGCGAGATTTGGGCCACCTCGTCGCGCTTTCGGAGCTGTCGAACCGTCTTGCTGAGCGATTGCCCGAGCGTGTTGTTGTCGGGAAACTCCGTTTCGAGTCGGGAGCGAGACTGGTCGAGCAGGTCTTGTCGCTCGACAACGGCCAGTTCCGTCTGCTCGCGGTAGCGTGCCAGTTCCTCGCGGACGACCTCGCGCCAGCGCGACATCTCGCTTCGACGGAAGGATCGACTCGTGGTAGATCTTTCCCTCCGGAGTTCCCATTCGGGCGGTGGACTATTGACGACGCAGCGTCTAACAGCGGTACGAGATTTCCAGAGCATGAGCGGTCACACCGAACAGGCGAAGGAGGGCGACCGCGAGCCGAACACCCCCGACTTCGGCGACGACTTCTTCGAGCGGATGGTCGCGTCGGCCAACGACGCCGTGGTCACGGCCCACGAGAGCGGGACGCTCGTCTACGCAAACGACGCGGTCGAGGACCTGCTTGGCTACGCGCCCGCGGAGATTCGCGGCCAGCAGTTCGCCGCG
This genomic stretch from Halorussus pelagicus harbors:
- a CDS encoding FAD-dependent oxidoreductase — its product is MTTHVVVVGAYGSAGVAVAQELADEEDVRLTLVDDGEPGGGLCILRGCMPSKEVLSAGKHRFQARHDDRIEGVPQVDLESVVATKDDHIENFAQHRRAAVHALAERENVEFLHRTARFVDDRTVAVGDREIEADYVVVATGSSTNVPDLNGLDEVDYATSADVLDATEFPDSGVVMGFGYVGLELVPYLVEAAEMDITVIEHDDYPLDEADEAFRSAILDIYREEFDVDVLTNTSEQSVEETADGGVRLHVRRGVSGERGVSDGRREAVEADELFLFTGRRPAVDGLGLETTPLAPGAGWVADTMQTRDDERVFVPGDANGHEPILHVAKEQGFLTAENVLRHRDGEELNPYRNTHHHVVFSGLGVYPFVRVGTSEEALAAEDRDYVAVTREASDDGVFATKAVPRGLAKLVVDAEDGTVLGYQGLHYHADVMAKTMQVVVETGMDVREIPDRAYHPTTPEILDGLIRDASERLD
- the kdgK1 gene encoding bifunctional 2-dehydro-3-deoxygluconokinase/2-dehydro-3-deoxygalactonokinase, whose protein sequence is MTDLVTFGETMLRLSPPDGERLETAGDLEFRAAGAESNVAVAAARLGADAAWTSKLPDSPLGRRVVAGLRRHGVETDVVWADEGRQGTYYLEHGGEPRGTNVIYDREGAAVTTAETDELPVARVREAERFHTTGITPALSETLEATTADLLAAAQDAGTTTSFDVNYRSKLWSPAAARETMESLFPDVNLLLVAERDAREVLAREGDAEEIAAGLADEFDFETVVVTRGEEGALARHDGDVYEQPAIETDTLDPIGTGDAFLGAFLSRRLAGDNVPTALEYGSATAALKRTIPGDVAVVTREEVERVLAAEGDGISR
- a CDS encoding 5'-deoxyadenosine deaminase, with the protein product MLLQGTVVADAETVVEDGAVVVEGDKIVAVGDREELVEIYPERERKEYDLLAPGVVGGHVHSVQSLGRGIADDTALLDWLFDYVLPMEAGLDAEGMAIAAELGYLELLESGVTTAIDHLSVRHADEAFEAAGELGIRARMGKVLMDTESPDGLLEDTQEGLDETERLIQKYHDTHGGRIQYAVTPRFAVSCTEECLRGSRELADKYEGVRIHTHASENRDEVSTVEERTGQRNIHWLDEVGLTGEDVVLAHCIWTDEDEREVLEETGTHVTYCPSSNMKLASGIAPIVDYVDRGINVALGNDGPPCNNTLDPFTEMRQASLLQKVEHLDPTTTPAKLVFEMATENGAKAAGFENVGRLRPGWKADIVGLTTDITRATPLHDAFSHLVFSAHGDDVEFTMVNGNVVYEDGELQTGDADAIRRRAREYDLPVGPE
- a CDS encoding FlaD/FlaE family flagellar protein gives rise to the protein MPPTPGDYDLRELRRLADPNRETPEEFEDGEELPAPPNEVLRNSERNELVQLQSQFSAAGALPEKPYLDALPDQYSTEVVVFEWLDFLINKAGFENTGNALEYYESVDWITEPVRENLREYMRGFSEVESFDPDKPGPADLDIDDHVLSLVYIARLASV
- a CDS encoding HNH endonuclease, whose protein sequence is MSRWREVVREELARYREQTELAVVERQDLLDQSRSRLETEFPDNNTLGQSLSKTVRQLRKRDEVAQISPGTYRILSLDTSFVPTANPLGAEGEPTPGDAAPSDDAVPTYTAAEYETTATGRRVHPEFRETVLERYDGRCPVSGVDCAGLLDVAHILPWSEFADRRAEFRNVLALDKTHHAAFDRGLFTLDSTYRLRVNPAFETDSDLLRRTLVDKDGEKIRFGEAAKPSPEYLRTRNERLDWSPT
- a CDS encoding YHS domain-containing protein, coding for MARCAVCGADVEKTNPEETDYREEEYAVAQVEYEGETYAFCSEEHRDAFTENPAEYA
- a CDS encoding PGF-CTERM sorting domain-containing protein; this translates as MKRLAAALLVLVVAASIATSVVAGSIASTATTATTDTTVGQASGAAYAGTHVSFDAEGSAVTDYAVRGETMLDSVKVESRESVESGGLRDLGTSLSAVTEIEGAGLSLGATTTTETRVRAESGATLTAHDNDRGVLVVARGNQSDQSNYVVADLSAGANVSADGDSQVEVTTENGTEGTVLVAGEGNATVNDDGDVTARLGADGQLIFRAYPDGKDAGDDEQERLIAEETAAAETYVMTEGNETVVDTVSYGENTTVESVETAEGEVSFAVNRTTHEGTVLLTSVSERALDATGDLEVAVDGETAAEARTYTQLESAIGSEQSRYVVESAASGSADASADVSVAVNHFSERTVSMRSADSVSETTSEGEQTTDETTADDGATTEESPTTGDSEETPTTMVVDDETDNGASIPGFTASAAVLALVSAVLLARLR